A genomic stretch from Sphingomonas sp. HDW15A includes:
- the hflK gene encoding FtsH protease activity modulator HflK yields MSFLSGLVTRGRGLFADNKGPWGSPPSGGDGPSEPTPGPWGKEQPKRPRGESLGGGVASLEEFLERNRRRFGGGGGGGGFGGSGPDRSIYLWALIGFITLWLLFTTFHRIAPEERGVVTVFGRYNSTLEPGIGMTLPAPISRVQKVNVAEIRGVDVGSPTEETLVLTGDQNLVDIAYRVLWSIRDPEQFLFELRTPEDTIRQVAESSMRQVVSQMSLNDVLGVRRGEIESRVRDEIQQTLERYDSGVIIRNVSIRQADPPAAVNEAFKDVTAAQQDAESEINKANAYALQLRQLAQGEATAFDKVYEQYRLAPDVTRRRMYYETMERILRNVEKTIVETPGVTPYLPLNQIQRPQPQARPQGAAQ; encoded by the coding sequence ATGAGCTTTTTATCCGGCTTGGTCACGCGCGGTCGTGGCCTGTTCGCTGACAACAAGGGCCCGTGGGGCTCCCCGCCATCTGGCGGAGACGGTCCATCCGAGCCGACACCCGGTCCATGGGGCAAGGAGCAGCCGAAGCGTCCGCGCGGCGAAAGCCTCGGTGGCGGCGTAGCCAGTCTGGAGGAGTTTCTCGAGCGCAACCGGCGCCGCTTTGGTGGCGGCGGCGGTGGCGGAGGGTTCGGCGGCAGTGGCCCGGACCGGTCAATTTACCTTTGGGCGCTGATCGGTTTCATCACCCTGTGGCTGCTTTTCACGACCTTCCACCGCATCGCGCCGGAGGAGCGCGGCGTGGTGACCGTGTTCGGCCGTTACAACAGCACGCTGGAGCCCGGCATCGGAATGACACTTCCGGCGCCGATCAGCCGTGTGCAGAAGGTCAACGTCGCGGAAATCCGGGGCGTCGATGTCGGTTCCCCGACGGAAGAGACTTTGGTCCTGACCGGTGACCAGAATCTCGTCGATATCGCCTATCGCGTGCTGTGGAGCATCCGCGACCCAGAGCAATTCCTGTTCGAACTTCGCACGCCGGAGGACACGATCCGTCAGGTCGCTGAAAGTTCGATGCGCCAGGTCGTATCGCAAATGTCGCTGAACGATGTGCTCGGCGTTCGCCGCGGTGAAATCGAGAGCCGGGTCCGCGACGAAATCCAGCAGACTCTCGAGCGCTACGATAGCGGCGTGATCATCCGCAATGTCTCGATCCGCCAGGCCGACCCGCCAGCCGCGGTGAACGAGGCCTTCAAGGACGTCACGGCTGCGCAGCAGGATGCGGAGAGCGAGATCAACAAGGCAAATGCCTACGCGCTTCAGCTGCGTCAGCTTGCCCAGGGCGAGGCCACCGCATTCGACAAGGTTTATGAGCAGTACAGGCTCGCGCCCGACGTCACCCGCCGGCGTATGTATTACGAAACGATGGAACGGATCCTGCGCAACGTCGAAAAGACGATCGTCGAAACGCCCGGTGTGACCCCGTATCTTCCGCTGAACCAGATTCAGCGACCGCAGCCGCAAGCGCGGCCACAGGGAGCGGCTCAATGA